The following proteins are encoded in a genomic region of Desulfosporosinus youngiae DSM 17734:
- a CDS encoding AzlC family ABC transporter permease, with amino-acid sequence MLKEKEKQAKKAVDKSFFYGLHQSLTIVIGYTPVAITFGILATQFGLTFWEAGLMSFFVYAGASQFIAIEMIHQGATPLMIGVTTLIINIRHLLMSLSIVPFFPQRTLPWSMGLAQGLTDETFVLNTKVLKDVDGEENRRRVMLGVNIGAFATWVIFTLLGGLIGKWLPVQFSGFQFALLALFIILTASSLSKQNFMTYLIATLLAVVLKLLIPGKIYLILSVALAAGIGAWWRGRKADSPSRVLLKKSIS; translated from the coding sequence ATGCTTAAGGAAAAAGAAAAACAAGCTAAAAAGGCTGTGGACAAGAGCTTCTTTTACGGCTTGCATCAATCATTGACGATTGTCATTGGCTATACACCAGTAGCCATAACCTTTGGAATCCTAGCGACTCAGTTCGGCTTAACCTTTTGGGAAGCCGGGCTGATGTCTTTCTTTGTTTACGCAGGTGCCTCGCAATTTATTGCTATTGAAATGATTCATCAAGGAGCGACTCCTTTGATGATTGGCGTTACCACCCTAATTATTAATATACGGCATCTATTGATGAGCCTATCGATTGTCCCTTTTTTTCCGCAAAGAACACTTCCCTGGTCTATGGGCTTAGCCCAAGGGCTAACGGACGAAACATTCGTGCTCAATACAAAAGTTTTAAAGGATGTGGACGGAGAAGAAAACCGCCGGCGAGTTATGTTAGGGGTCAATATAGGAGCTTTCGCTACGTGGGTCATCTTTACACTCCTTGGCGGTCTGATTGGTAAATGGCTGCCTGTTCAGTTCTCGGGTTTTCAATTTGCTCTCTTGGCATTGTTCATTATACTAACCGCATCCTCTCTCTCTAAGCAAAACTTTATGACGTACCTTATAGCAACATTACTTGCTGTTGTACTTAAACTCCTTATTCCAGGAAAAATTTATCTAATACTGAGTGTAGCTCTTGCCGCTGGTATTGGAGCATGGTGGCGTGGGAGAAAAGCAGATTCGCCGAGCCGGGTTTTACTCAAAAAGAGTATCTCATAA
- a CDS encoding AzlD domain-containing protein, whose protein sequence is MSVQLLATIILMTLVTYGSRVLPFLLFKGKNVQGYARDFIELVPIALLAALVVPELVTPSGTIEIVHNPYLWAGIMTFLFSRFVPNLFLGIVFGMTLFWGLDILLV, encoded by the coding sequence ATGTCTGTTCAATTATTAGCAACAATTATATTAATGACTTTAGTCACTTATGGTTCGCGTGTGTTACCTTTTCTCTTGTTTAAAGGAAAGAATGTTCAGGGTTATGCCCGGGATTTTATTGAACTTGTGCCTATTGCCTTACTCGCAGCCTTAGTTGTTCCAGAGTTAGTGACACCGTCAGGAACCATCGAAATAGTGCATAATCCCTATTTATGGGCGGGAATTATGACCTTCCTCTTTTCTAGATTCGTTCCAAATCTTTTTTTAGGAATTGTCTTTGGAATGACTTTATTCTGGGGATTGGATATATTACTTGTATAA
- a CDS encoding sodium:solute symporter family protein produces MVALFVFLYFALTIGIGLYMVRQKSSVADYFVAKKGLTAGLIIPLLFAELIAGAGTVGNAATAFNIGISSVWVNWGMSIGCVAVFYLAGKLYLGFSKKYGAMSVPQVYMHRFDSKTRSVMMVILVAVYMIIFAQQPVAAAGILSPLLGLDKMMMGWIVGIVFIILTLTGGMKGLAWMNVLHSFVMYLGLGIVCVVAVTAAGGLGHMQAALPAKMFAFTQPDMQTVIGWVLGTALSFFAASTVVVVLFGAQSQTSARNGILWASGLVIVFALFPALIGMAGKVIMPTAAANSILYVVANHLGSMYAVMASMGILAAILSTAPALLLISITMLTQDMVRVIKPGISEKEEMKWAKIFTIALGLMATYFGMQSTSILAQMAGAFQIRSVAGVVLLVAIFWPRVDSRAAFWSMLIGGIIAAGWHFAGNPYCTSLYPSLAVGIPLLVILTLMAEKPIADGHQKYLSAIEDLAKDALEEQTRPPITH; encoded by the coding sequence ATGGTAGCCTTATTCGTATTTCTATATTTCGCATTAACAATTGGGATCGGTCTCTATATGGTAAGGCAGAAAAGTAGTGTCGCCGATTATTTTGTTGCCAAAAAGGGCCTGACCGCAGGTCTCATCATTCCGCTATTGTTTGCCGAATTGATTGCCGGTGCGGGTACAGTTGGTAACGCTGCTACCGCATTTAATATAGGTATTTCGTCGGTCTGGGTAAACTGGGGGATGAGTATCGGCTGTGTCGCGGTATTCTATTTAGCAGGTAAACTGTATCTCGGTTTTTCTAAAAAATATGGTGCAATGTCTGTTCCGCAAGTATACATGCATAGGTTTGACAGTAAAACCAGATCTGTCATGATGGTCATTCTGGTAGCCGTGTACATGATAATATTTGCCCAACAACCGGTAGCGGCAGCCGGAATACTGAGTCCTTTGTTAGGTTTGGATAAGATGATGATGGGATGGATCGTCGGAATAGTTTTTATCATTCTTACCTTAACGGGTGGAATGAAAGGGCTGGCCTGGATGAATGTTCTTCATTCCTTTGTGATGTATTTAGGATTAGGAATAGTCTGTGTTGTAGCAGTTACGGCAGCGGGTGGCCTGGGTCATATGCAAGCAGCGCTTCCGGCAAAAATGTTTGCCTTCACTCAGCCTGATATGCAGACAGTCATTGGATGGGTTTTAGGTACTGCTTTGTCTTTCTTTGCTGCTTCGACAGTAGTGGTCGTTTTATTCGGCGCCCAAAGTCAAACTTCCGCAAGAAATGGTATCCTTTGGGCTTCGGGTCTTGTGATAGTTTTTGCCCTGTTTCCGGCATTAATCGGTATGGCCGGAAAGGTTATTATGCCAACAGCAGCTGCCAATAGTATTCTTTATGTCGTAGCCAATCATTTGGGCTCTATGTATGCAGTTATGGCCTCCATGGGTATATTGGCAGCCATTTTGTCGACTGCTCCGGCTTTGTTGCTTATAAGCATAACAATGCTTACTCAAGATATGGTTCGTGTAATTAAGCCGGGCATATCTGAGAAAGAAGAAATGAAATGGGCTAAGATCTTTACTATAGCACTAGGTCTAATGGCTACTTACTTTGGTATGCAGTCTACGTCTATACTTGCCCAGATGGCTGGCGCCTTTCAGATCCGGTCAGTCGCAGGAGTGGTATTGCTGGTTGCAATATTCTGGCCGCGTGTTGATAGCAGAGCTGCATTTTGGTCGATGTTAATAGGCGGTATTATAGCGGCAGGATGGCATTTTGCGGGTAATCCGTATTGCACCTCTTTGTATCCATCACTAGCAGTCGGAATTCCTTTACTAGTAATCCTGACTTTGATGGCGGAGAAACCTATCGCAGATGGACACCAAAAATATTTGTCAGCTATCGAGGATTTAGCAAAAGATGCCCTGGAAGAACAGACAAGACCACCTATCACCCACTAA
- a CDS encoding acyl-CoA dehydrogenase — translation MEFKYNVRDLLFILKEWLPTKEVLELDRFKEYYDMNDIDSILIEGYKVSREVVSPINAIGDKNPVRFEKGVVISPPGYREVYQFLQKNGWGSSSECVVDGGMPLTVFKAASEMISAACPAMGSNVKLTSGAANVILHYGREEDKERFIPKMLNGEWQGTMNLTEPSAGSDVGDALTKAFPTDDPWLYKIKGTKMFITAGDGSICDNIIHLVLARPTGGCKGSAGLGLYIVPKYWVNEDGSIGRPNDVTTIAVEHKMGLGGSATCMLNYGENDECYGIRLGNPPDEKGRSQGLAMMFRMMNESRIGTGFNANAQASSAYAQASQYAVERVQGYIKGERVLIIKHADVRRMLMDMKAHTEGIRAMIYKGFYNIDMAENIKDKAKAKKHDDIAAILTPLIKCYSSETAVNVTCEAVQVLGGVGYTKEFPIEQYVRDSKILTIWEGTSFIHGQDLVKRKMRMGDGVPFANWMGGILSFIEANKAAAGLEKEFRNLEKAYRCMEDVKSLYDVWHLNKMDDLIGLYAIRTLFVCAQVQVAECLLEQALIAQKQIAQLAADHYDINFYKGKIASARYYVNNILPNVFILSEIIKNADLSSQECPEESLVVN, via the coding sequence GTGGAATTCAAATATAATGTCCGTGATTTATTGTTTATTTTAAAAGAGTGGCTGCCAACCAAAGAAGTCCTGGAATTAGATCGATTCAAAGAATACTACGACATGAACGATATTGATTCGATTTTGATAGAGGGATATAAAGTAAGCCGTGAGGTTGTAAGTCCTATTAATGCAATTGGTGACAAAAACCCTGTACGCTTTGAAAAGGGAGTAGTAATATCTCCTCCGGGATATAGAGAAGTCTATCAATTTCTCCAGAAAAATGGTTGGGGTTCCAGCAGTGAGTGTGTCGTCGATGGCGGAATGCCTTTAACTGTTTTCAAAGCTGCATCAGAGATGATTTCGGCGGCCTGCCCCGCTATGGGTTCTAATGTTAAACTAACTTCTGGTGCCGCCAACGTGATTCTCCATTATGGCAGGGAGGAAGATAAAGAACGATTTATTCCTAAAATGCTGAATGGTGAATGGCAAGGAACTATGAACCTCACGGAACCCTCTGCGGGCTCAGATGTAGGAGATGCTTTAACGAAGGCTTTCCCAACGGATGACCCTTGGCTCTATAAGATTAAAGGAACTAAGATGTTTATCACGGCTGGTGATGGCTCCATTTGTGATAATATCATTCATTTGGTTTTGGCACGTCCAACCGGAGGGTGCAAAGGATCGGCTGGTCTAGGGTTATACATTGTACCGAAATATTGGGTCAACGAAGATGGAAGCATAGGCAGGCCAAATGATGTCACTACTATAGCCGTCGAACATAAAATGGGTCTTGGCGGATCTGCTACTTGTATGTTGAACTACGGCGAGAATGATGAGTGCTACGGTATAAGGCTAGGGAATCCTCCTGACGAAAAGGGCCGATCTCAAGGGTTGGCTATGATGTTTCGAATGATGAATGAATCTCGTATTGGTACGGGATTTAATGCTAACGCTCAGGCCTCTTCAGCCTATGCACAAGCTTCCCAATATGCGGTTGAAAGAGTCCAAGGCTATATCAAAGGAGAGAGAGTACTGATCATCAAACATGCTGATGTGAGAAGAATGTTAATGGATATGAAAGCTCACACAGAAGGTATAAGAGCGATGATCTACAAAGGATTTTACAATATAGATATGGCTGAAAACATTAAGGATAAGGCGAAGGCTAAGAAACATGACGACATCGCTGCAATACTTACTCCTTTGATCAAGTGTTACAGTAGTGAAACTGCGGTTAATGTGACATGTGAAGCTGTGCAGGTATTGGGGGGAGTTGGTTACACCAAGGAATTTCCAATTGAGCAGTATGTGCGCGACAGCAAAATATTAACCATCTGGGAAGGAACGTCTTTTATTCATGGGCAGGATCTTGTAAAACGCAAGATGAGAATGGGGGATGGAGTACCTTTTGCAAATTGGATGGGAGGAATATTGTCCTTTATTGAGGCCAACAAGGCTGCAGCTGGGTTGGAAAAGGAATTTAGAAACCTTGAAAAGGCCTATCGTTGTATGGAAGATGTCAAGAGTTTATACGATGTATGGCATCTTAATAAGATGGATGATTTAATCGGCCTTTATGCCATAAGAACTCTCTTTGTATGCGCACAGGTGCAGGTAGCTGAGTGTTTGCTGGAGCAGGCTTTGATTGCTCAAAAGCAAATAGCCCAATTGGCGGCAGATCACTACGATATTAACTTCTATAAGGGAAAAATAGCGAGTGCCAGGTACTATGTTAATAATATTTTACCTAACGTATTTATCCTGAGTGAAATAATTAAAAATGCAGACCTATCTAGTCAGGAATGCCCTGAGGAATCTCTCGTGGTCAATTAG